A stretch of Pirellulales bacterium DNA encodes these proteins:
- a CDS encoding DUF1559 domain-containing protein: MAASECGVRLPRRGFTLIELLVVIGIIGILLALLLPAVQAARSAARRALCLSNLHQIGLAMLQFTNENHGAFPWTYDQGTTSSWVVTLKPYMESSDDIRLCPEDPMGPQRVLANANGICSSSYVINQYVAEAAPDGYSVLNVNWIADKPKLIVLFEGADTGRTVLDDHVHTATWFAPGDIANGNVWPVITAEINPTQHVDCANYLFADGHAETVSINTFSTWVQQDINYVIKGKNQNFARPTRQ; the protein is encoded by the coding sequence ATGGCAGCCAGTGAATGCGGTGTTCGATTGCCGCGCCGTGGGTTTACGCTCATCGAGTTGCTGGTGGTGATCGGAATCATCGGCATTTTGCTTGCCCTGCTGCTGCCGGCGGTGCAGGCGGCTCGAAGCGCGGCGCGGCGCGCGCTGTGTTTGAGCAATCTGCATCAGATCGGATTGGCGATGCTGCAATTCACCAACGAAAACCACGGAGCGTTTCCCTGGACCTACGATCAAGGCACGACCTCGTCGTGGGTTGTCACGCTCAAGCCCTATATGGAATCGAGCGACGACATTCGTCTTTGCCCGGAGGATCCGATGGGCCCGCAGCGTGTGCTGGCCAACGCGAATGGAATCTGCAGCAGCAGCTACGTAATCAACCAGTACGTGGCGGAAGCGGCGCCGGACGGTTATTCCGTTCTCAACGTCAATTGGATTGCCGATAAACCGAAGCTGATTGTCCTATTCGAAGGAGCCGACACGGGGCGAACCGTTTTGGACGACCACGTTCACACTGCGACCTGGTTTGCACCCGGCGACATCGCCAACGGCAACGTTTGGCCTGTCATCACCGCGGAGATCAATCCGACGCAGCACGTCGATTGCGCGAATTATCTGTTCGCGGATGGCCATGCCGAGACGGTGTCGATCAACACGTTCAGCACCTGGGTGCAACAGGACATTAATTACGTCATCAAAGGCAAGAACCAGAATTTCGCCCGGCCCACGCGGCAATGA
- a CDS encoding bifunctional serine/threonine-protein kinase/formylglycine-generating enzyme family protein has protein sequence MAEQFQREYLVRLPLPLAQLYSRAFNAKDARSRHDNAFYLCEALVKLAAAPAVACYLHEIDAGRSRAPAIDRLLAQLALPSLGQWTAMLRELSREFGSRTDARAHPLGHLWSQLTTPHRDRAGIVALFRRIKNGPDGQPAGDHSCTLLELFDALVQYRNGVFGHGAARFDSFYDQQMGPLLFPALNDLLAPDVFDWAGPRGSRLVFISDIRALADGQTQVELRELVGLESERLEPLRFDSAAAVSLLPGKVSLVWPGRPMPLRLDPLLQYRETDLNEEVLFLNRDRNGRQVEYLSYTTGRTERDRSMVDALAQLLGRVTSRAIDEADLDRLAAESLAGAAAGEAADGAAAAAQQLPQSDFEILAEIGRGGMGVVYLARQMSLGQLVALKILPAELAGDEVALMRFRREIRHLARCEHPNIIKVFSSGTLPDGQMYYTMEYVSGSDLEMIWRELAGPHRHGSADSLSNLTWARSVLAASRKRRDKAERPATKQLLPPLTDEAVADDRPGGYVRQVATVMRDAALAVQAVHEQGIMHRDVKPANLVLTPDSSRVVLMDFGLAKGESISASISRAGGFLGTLRYAAPEQLAAATLKVGPTADIRGLGATMWELLTRERLFGDAEDEAQLAYRIHEEDVPALRSIDPSLDRDLEAIVARATERRVADRIQSAALMAEYLQLYLDGKPLPIRPAGFVERAVRWARKRKELVGAIVLSIIALLAIGVWSLVQIREQEAASLVQTLVSAEPETVPPLVAEIQRHWTLAAPILRTQFAAAAEGTEEKLNLSLALLPHDPSQVDYLLQRMLAATPTQLRIIRTVLEPSAKELAPKLWAMLATVAASGSTTNSPDSTARAGGEQKPRGELLRIVCALADFDPRNSRWTEIATRAAGDLVAENVLLVGQWQEMLRPVQASLVPPLAAIFADPSRPSGQRDLAIALLSDYAADDPDTLARLVVAANPQQYLGLFPLLSKNRARIVQLMTAELAETTHPDWKDQPLNPAWKAPDAATAKQLTDNQGILADRFAICHTLPLDNFAALAESLRTCGYRPICFRPYAAGATAFVATVWLRDGGDWRAAQDLTFDELKSQDGKQRQSGFWPLDVACYPAAQTTGGRTEARYAALWSRPSPELLDAQLDVGIAGAAAFKQLRTSREQAGYIPHTLDCTPNFAADSQPPLYCAVWLKPRKTVDRESLVYDCGRDRIWYDSKQSPSRVQDDVRLSVAAVDLTAGNASTTNGAGPVPRTTNSLHFAAVWHESPKFISQDVFGLRPDAELKTCQQLAAGAWRPVAATAVVRGGIDREPTLAAVWHLPAVPDATTERLAQEQAMAAATLLRLNQPELVWPLFRHLPDPRLRTDLIHLLSQLGAAPEPLIDRLAAESDVSARRALVLCLGEFKSKQFQPDAWNHLLETLRGLYAEDADAGIHSAAAWTLRHWGYDDDARRIDGDPALRSAGSRGWYTTDHGYTMAIISGPVEFMMGSPNTETDRYKQEETMHRVHIPRSFAMAMKKVSVAQFQQFQPKFSYPIKYSSATDGPIVSVTWFDAVRYCQWLSQQENIPLAQWCYPPLAEIKEGMQLPKDYLSRTGYRLPTEAEWEYACRARAETSRYFGESRDMLDNYAWSFHNSAEGDLGEHAWQLGRLKPNDFGLFDIHGDVWEWCEDRYLPYPELPRSTAAEDVEQSELVIQDTEADRRVLRGGSFLNRAPIVRSAARNRYRASTANYYVGLRVVRTIAPDAAALHAGQ, from the coding sequence GTGGCTGAGCAGTTTCAGCGCGAGTATCTGGTTCGGCTTCCGCTGCCGCTCGCGCAGCTCTATAGCCGGGCGTTCAATGCCAAGGACGCCCGATCGCGGCACGACAATGCGTTTTACCTCTGCGAAGCGCTGGTGAAGCTGGCGGCGGCTCCGGCGGTCGCCTGTTACTTGCACGAGATCGATGCCGGACGTTCCAGGGCCCCAGCCATCGATCGATTGTTGGCCCAATTGGCCTTGCCCTCGCTCGGACAATGGACTGCAATGCTTCGCGAGTTGAGCCGTGAATTCGGCTCGCGGACCGATGCCCGAGCGCACCCCCTCGGCCATTTGTGGAGCCAACTGACCACGCCGCATCGCGATCGTGCCGGCATCGTGGCCCTGTTTCGGCGGATCAAAAACGGCCCGGACGGCCAGCCGGCAGGCGACCACAGTTGCACATTGCTGGAACTGTTCGACGCGCTGGTGCAATATCGCAACGGTGTGTTCGGGCATGGAGCGGCGCGGTTCGATTCGTTCTACGATCAGCAGATGGGGCCGCTTTTGTTTCCGGCCCTGAATGATCTGCTGGCCCCCGATGTGTTCGATTGGGCGGGCCCGCGCGGCAGCCGGCTGGTGTTCATCAGCGACATTCGCGCGCTGGCCGATGGGCAAACGCAGGTCGAGCTGCGCGAGCTCGTCGGTCTCGAAAGCGAACGGCTCGAACCACTCCGCTTCGATTCTGCCGCCGCGGTTTCGCTGCTGCCGGGAAAGGTTTCGCTAGTCTGGCCCGGACGACCGATGCCGTTGCGGCTCGATCCGCTCTTACAGTATCGCGAGACCGATCTGAACGAAGAGGTGCTGTTTCTGAATCGCGATCGCAACGGCCGGCAAGTCGAATATCTGAGCTATACGACCGGCCGCACGGAGCGCGATCGCTCGATGGTCGATGCCTTGGCCCAATTGCTGGGCCGGGTGACCAGCCGCGCAATCGATGAAGCCGATCTCGATCGGCTGGCCGCCGAATCGCTTGCCGGCGCCGCGGCCGGCGAAGCGGCCGACGGCGCGGCGGCTGCGGCGCAACAATTGCCGCAAAGCGATTTCGAAATCCTCGCCGAGATTGGCCGCGGTGGAATGGGCGTGGTGTATCTCGCGCGGCAGATGTCGCTGGGACAATTGGTGGCGCTAAAAATTCTGCCTGCCGAATTGGCCGGCGACGAAGTGGCGCTCATGCGATTTAGACGCGAGATTCGTCATCTTGCGCGGTGCGAGCATCCGAACATCATCAAGGTGTTTTCCAGCGGCACGCTGCCCGACGGCCAGATGTACTACACGATGGAGTACGTTTCCGGCAGCGATTTGGAAATGATCTGGCGCGAGCTTGCGGGGCCGCATCGGCACGGTTCGGCCGATTCGCTGAGCAATCTCACCTGGGCCCGCTCGGTGTTGGCCGCGAGCCGCAAACGGCGCGACAAGGCCGAGCGACCGGCGACGAAGCAGTTGCTTCCGCCGCTAACCGACGAGGCCGTGGCCGACGATCGACCGGGCGGATATGTTCGGCAGGTGGCCACGGTAATGCGCGATGCGGCGCTGGCAGTGCAGGCGGTTCATGAGCAGGGGATCATGCACCGCGATGTGAAGCCGGCCAACCTCGTGCTCACACCCGACAGTTCGCGCGTCGTGCTCATGGATTTCGGCCTGGCCAAGGGGGAAAGCATCTCGGCTTCGATCAGTCGTGCGGGCGGATTTCTGGGGACATTGCGTTACGCCGCGCCGGAGCAATTGGCGGCCGCCACGCTCAAAGTCGGCCCGACCGCCGATATTCGCGGCCTGGGGGCCACGATGTGGGAGCTGCTCACCCGCGAACGGCTTTTCGGCGACGCGGAAGACGAAGCGCAGCTCGCCTATCGCATCCACGAAGAAGATGTGCCGGCGCTGCGCTCGATCGACCCGAGCCTCGATCGTGATCTAGAGGCAATCGTGGCCCGGGCCACCGAGCGCCGCGTGGCCGATCGCATTCAATCGGCGGCACTGATGGCCGAATACTTGCAGCTTTATCTCGATGGCAAGCCGCTGCCGATCCGGCCGGCCGGATTCGTCGAGCGAGCCGTGCGTTGGGCACGCAAGCGCAAGGAACTCGTCGGCGCGATTGTCCTGTCGATCATTGCGCTGTTGGCCATCGGCGTGTGGTCGCTCGTGCAGATTCGCGAGCAGGAGGCGGCGTCGCTCGTGCAAACGCTCGTGTCTGCCGAACCGGAAACCGTGCCGCCGCTCGTCGCCGAAATCCAGCGGCATTGGACCCTGGCCGCGCCGATATTGCGAACACAGTTTGCGGCTGCGGCCGAGGGAACGGAAGAAAAGCTGAACCTGTCGCTCGCGCTGCTGCCGCACGATCCGAGTCAGGTCGATTACCTGTTGCAACGCATGCTCGCCGCCACGCCGACCCAATTGCGGATCATCCGCACGGTCTTGGAACCGTCGGCGAAAGAATTGGCACCGAAGCTTTGGGCGATGCTCGCCACTGTCGCAGCCTCGGGCTCGACGACCAATTCGCCAGATTCCACCGCTAGGGCCGGCGGCGAACAGAAACCTCGTGGAGAGCTATTGCGAATCGTTTGCGCGCTGGCCGATTTCGACCCGCGAAATTCTCGCTGGACGGAAATTGCCACGCGCGCGGCCGGTGACTTGGTGGCCGAAAATGTGTTGTTGGTGGGGCAATGGCAAGAGATGCTGCGGCCGGTGCAAGCCTCGCTCGTGCCGCCGCTCGCCGCCATTTTCGCCGATCCAAGCCGCCCAAGCGGCCAGCGTGATTTGGCCATCGCGCTGCTCTCCGACTATGCGGCCGACGATCCCGACACGCTGGCCCGGCTTGTCGTGGCCGCCAATCCGCAGCAGTATCTCGGCCTGTTTCCGCTGCTTAGCAAGAATCGCGCGCGGATTGTGCAATTGATGACCGCCGAGCTGGCGGAGACGACGCATCCGGATTGGAAAGACCAGCCGCTGAATCCCGCCTGGAAAGCGCCCGATGCCGCGACCGCGAAGCAGCTTACCGATAACCAAGGGATTTTGGCCGATCGATTCGCGATCTGCCACACGCTGCCGCTCGACAATTTTGCGGCGCTCGCGGAATCTTTGCGCACATGCGGTTATCGGCCGATCTGCTTCCGGCCATATGCGGCCGGCGCGACGGCGTTCGTCGCAACCGTTTGGCTGCGCGACGGCGGCGATTGGCGGGCGGCGCAAGACCTCACCTTCGACGAACTCAAATCGCAGGATGGGAAGCAGCGGCAGAGCGGTTTTTGGCCGCTCGATGTCGCGTGCTATCCGGCAGCGCAAACGACGGGCGGCCGGACGGAAGCGCGCTACGCCGCGCTGTGGTCGCGCCCATCGCCGGAACTGCTCGATGCACAACTCGATGTGGGCATCGCCGGCGCGGCCGCTTTCAAGCAACTGCGGACCAGCCGGGAGCAAGCCGGCTATATTCCGCACACGCTCGATTGCACGCCAAACTTCGCCGCCGACAGCCAGCCGCCGCTCTATTGCGCGGTGTGGCTGAAGCCGCGAAAAACCGTCGATCGCGAATCGCTGGTTTACGATTGCGGCCGCGATCGGATTTGGTACGACAGCAAGCAATCGCCGAGCCGGGTGCAAGACGACGTAAGGCTGTCGGTCGCCGCGGTTGATTTAACGGCGGGCAACGCTTCAACAACGAATGGTGCCGGCCCAGTCCCAAGAACCACCAATTCGTTGCATTTCGCAGCCGTGTGGCATGAATCGCCGAAATTCATCTCGCAAGACGTTTTCGGGCTGCGGCCGGACGCAGAATTGAAAACCTGCCAGCAGTTGGCGGCTGGCGCTTGGCGACCCGTCGCGGCGACGGCAGTCGTTCGCGGCGGAATCGACCGTGAGCCGACGCTCGCCGCGGTGTGGCATTTGCCGGCCGTGCCCGACGCGACAACCGAGCGATTGGCGCAAGAGCAAGCGATGGCGGCCGCCACGCTTTTGCGACTCAATCAGCCGGAGCTTGTTTGGCCGTTGTTCCGCCATTTGCCTGATCCGCGGCTGCGGACCGATCTGATTCATCTTCTGAGCCAACTGGGGGCCGCGCCCGAGCCGCTCATCGATCGTCTGGCGGCGGAGAGTGATGTTTCCGCGCGGCGGGCGCTCGTTCTCTGTCTCGGCGAATTCAAATCGAAACAATTTCAGCCCGACGCGTGGAACCATCTATTGGAAACGCTGCGCGGCTTGTATGCCGAAGATGCCGATGCGGGCATTCATTCCGCCGCCGCTTGGACGCTGCGTCATTGGGGCTACGACGACGACGCGCGCCGCATCGACGGCGATCCGGCCTTGCGTTCCGCCGGCAGCCGCGGTTGGTACACGACCGACCACGGCTACACGATGGCGATCATTTCCGGCCCCGTCGAATTCATGATGGGCTCGCCCAACACCGAAACTGATCGCTACAAGCAAGAAGAGACAATGCACCGAGTGCATATTCCGCGCTCATTTGCCATGGCGATGAAAAAGGTGTCGGTCGCCCAGTTTCAGCAATTTCAGCCGAAGTTTTCCTATCCGATCAAATACAGTTCAGCGACCGACGGGCCGATCGTGAGCGTCACCTGGTTCGACGCGGTGCGCTATTGCCAATGGTTGAGCCAGCAGGAAAACATTCCATTGGCCCAATGGTGTTACCCGCCGCTGGCCGAGATCAAAGAGGGAATGCAGCTTCCGAAAGATTATTTGTCGCGCACCGGCTATCGTCTGCCGACCGAGGCGGAATGGGAATACGCCTGCCGGGCCAGGGCCGAGACGAGCCGCTATTTCGGCGAATCGCGCGACATGCTCGATAACTATGCTTGGTCATTTCACAACTCGGCCGAAGGCGACCTCGGCGAACACGCCTGGCAGCTCGGCCGATTGAAGCCGAACGATTTCGGTTTGTTCGACATCCATGGCGATGTTTGGGAGTGGTGCGAAGACCGATACCTGCCGTATCCCGAGCTGCCGCGAAGCACGGCGGCCGAAGACGTGGAACAGAGCGAACTAGTAATCCAGGACACGGAAGCCGACCGTCGAGTGCTGCGCGGCGGCTCTTTTTTGAACCGCGCGCCGATCGTCCGCAGCGCCGCAAGAAATCGTTACCGCGCATCGACGGCGAATTATTACGTCGGACTGCGCGTGGTGCGCACCATCGCGCCGGATGCGGCGGCGCTGCACGCGGGACAATAA
- a CDS encoding DUF3592 domain-containing protein translates to MPLTYKPYKPLAFKKFDYDSHTPKTPPREPSTNGLIFGAMLWSSITLVFDVVMICGAVHQIQALGFAKTAGQVTESRVETEPDSDDGTSYSAKIVYKYRVGGREYVGDRYRFGMNLGDEKNVRRLVAAHPVDRQINVFYSPRDPATSVLKTGIEGIDLFGPMAMMPFNVIMVGLWMLACGTFFRRLLRIPAAGAKIVEDGYSTRVRLAPKSPLFNAGGVVAIVAFIGIFVVGFSCGANPPIPFMLWAWGIIFGAGALAYLLTWIKGTSDKNQLVIDEARGRLTLPATFGRTEAIGMRFKDVSGIEVEARAKSDGEGGASWTFSPTVVFSEPANPTRREKIAEYYTRAKAGELVDWLRERVGLGPTPDANPRQQASATESRLT, encoded by the coding sequence ATGCCGCTTACCTATAAACCGTACAAGCCGCTTGCGTTCAAGAAGTTCGACTACGATTCACACACGCCAAAGACGCCGCCGCGCGAGCCGTCAACGAATGGGCTCATCTTCGGGGCAATGCTGTGGTCCAGCATCACGCTCGTTTTCGACGTCGTCATGATCTGCGGCGCCGTTCACCAAATCCAGGCATTGGGATTCGCGAAGACGGCGGGGCAGGTAACGGAAAGCCGCGTCGAGACCGAACCCGACTCCGACGATGGGACTAGCTATAGCGCGAAGATCGTTTACAAGTATCGTGTTGGCGGGCGGGAGTACGTAGGTGACCGCTACCGTTTCGGAATGAACCTCGGTGATGAGAAGAATGTTCGCCGGCTTGTGGCAGCGCATCCAGTGGACCGGCAAATCAACGTGTTTTACTCGCCGCGCGATCCGGCTACTTCGGTGCTGAAGACTGGGATCGAGGGAATCGACCTTTTCGGACCAATGGCCATGATGCCGTTCAATGTCATCATGGTCGGACTGTGGATGTTGGCGTGCGGAACGTTCTTTCGCCGGCTGCTTCGGATTCCGGCGGCCGGGGCGAAAATCGTCGAGGATGGATATTCGACGCGCGTGCGACTCGCGCCGAAGTCGCCGCTATTCAATGCTGGAGGCGTCGTGGCAATTGTCGCCTTCATCGGGATTTTCGTAGTCGGATTCAGTTGCGGCGCGAATCCGCCGATTCCTTTCATGCTTTGGGCTTGGGGCATCATTTTCGGCGCCGGAGCGCTCGCGTACCTGCTGACTTGGATCAAGGGCACGTCCGACAAGAATCAGTTGGTGATCGACGAGGCCCGCGGCCGGTTGACACTGCCGGCGACATTCGGCCGCACGGAAGCGATCGGGATGCGATTCAAGGATGTCAGCGGAATCGAAGTCGAAGCGCGCGCGAAATCGGATGGCGAGGGGGGCGCAAGCTGGACCTTTTCCCCGACCGTGGTTTTTTCCGAACCGGCGAACCCAACTCGCCGCGAAAAAATCGCCGAGTATTACACTCGGGCGAAAGCCGGGGAACTCGTCGATTGGCTCCGCGAGCGCGTGGGATTGGGTCCGACTCCAGACGCTAACCCGCGTCAGCAGGCATCCGCGACGGAGTCGCGGTTAACGTAG